Below is a genomic region from Fischerella sp. PCC 9605.
CCCTTGATTAACGCGATCGCCCTGTTCAACTTTTAACTGTGAGACAACTCCAGGCTGTTTGGGGCTAATATTCACACTCTGAACTGGTACTACCTTCCCACTAGCATTAATCCGCAGGGTGACATCATTCGCTTCCACTGGTACAGTCAGTGCTGCAATATCTTCTCTGCTTGTCCCTCGATTTACAAATGTATAGGTTGTAGCGCTGCCAACAACCAAAACACCAGCTGCCACCAGCCCAATTAACCAGCGTTGGGGATGCTTAACTTTGCCAATTACGGGAATTTCTATATGCGTAGTCATAATAGCAGCCTTTAAAAAGTGCTTTTGTTGGGTAGAGTGAACCTGGTAGCGCCAGGGGACAATTTTGTTTTGTAAGCAACCTGTAGACGAATGTTTGTACGTAGTGACAAAGTACAAATCACTTAAAATTACTTATCTTTTTTTCATGTTATCTATCGGCGATTGTGTCTGGCTTCACCTAACTGGGTGACTTTGCTACTGACAAAAGTAAGGATTTAAGCTTAGATGGATAAACAAATATGGTTATAATTTTTTGTTTGCTCGCCCAATCCCCAGTCCAAGCGTCCCTTTTACGTAGTTAAGAATCAAAAATCCACACTCAAGAGTCATGAGTGTTAACTTTTGACTAATGACTAATGAACGCCAGGTGCTACAACGGAACGGGCTTCCATAGCCGGATACAAGCTCCGGCTCCAGCCCTCGGGAACCTCCGCAACGCACTGGCTCCTCTTGACTAAGAACTAATGACTGTAAACTTTTCCTTTCACTCCCAACGGAGATCGTTTAAGCTATCTGAAAGATTCCTTAATTTTTGGCTAAGAGGCGGTAGCGTGCCTAAACGAATTGGTTTGATTTCTCTTGTTGTTGTCTGTAGTTTGTGGAGTATGCCCAAAGCTGCTGATGCACAGGCATTGGTACCCCATACATTGCAACTGGATACAGCCAAGTTGGAGCGACAGGGGTTGAGTCTGGCACAAGAAGCAGCGCAACTAGCGCAGTTTCAACAGTATGAAATGGCTATGCCTAGAGCGAGACTGGCATCTCAATTAGCTCCCAAAAGTGATAAAGTTTGGTTTCTTTTAGGCGGCTTGTATCTGCAAACCAAGGAAATAGATTCTGCGATCGCTGCTCTGAAAAAAGCACAATCTCTTAATCCCAAAAATGGCGATGTTCTGTTTGCTTTAGGTTCGGCTAACTTCCAACAGAAGAAGTATCAAGTTGCTGCTAGTTATTTCCAAGAGGGTTTAAAGTTAAAACCTAATAACCCAGAAGGTTTGTTTGATTTGGGCAACGCTTACTATATGCTGGGTCGATTCCCAGATGCGATCGCCCAGTACAATCAAGCGGTTACTCAAGACAAGAAATTTTGGCCTGCAATTAACAACATTGGTTTAATCAAGTACGAACAGGGTGATGTCCCAGGGGCTATTCAGCAATGGCAAGCCGCTATCGCGATTGACAAGCAAGCCGCAGAACCTTTATTGGCTCTAGCAGTGGCACTATATAATAAGGGCGATCGCCAACAAGGTTTGGCAATGGGCGAAACCGCAATTCGCATTGATGACCGCTATGCCGATCTAGAATTCCTCAAAGAAAATCTCTGGGGCGATCGCTTACTTGCCGATACCAAAAAATTCCTAGAATTGCCCCGCATTCAAGCAGCACTACAGCAAAGAGGGGAAAGTACACTATCCCCTATGCCACAGCCGACTCAGTAAGTAAATGTTAGTGGTTGTTTGTTGTTTGTTGTTTGGAACAACCAACCACCAACAACTA
It encodes:
- a CDS encoding tetratricopeptide repeat protein, whose protein sequence is MPKRIGLISLVVVCSLWSMPKAADAQALVPHTLQLDTAKLERQGLSLAQEAAQLAQFQQYEMAMPRARLASQLAPKSDKVWFLLGGLYLQTKEIDSAIAALKKAQSLNPKNGDVLFALGSANFQQKKYQVAASYFQEGLKLKPNNPEGLFDLGNAYYMLGRFPDAIAQYNQAVTQDKKFWPAINNIGLIKYEQGDVPGAIQQWQAAIAIDKQAAEPLLALAVALYNKGDRQQGLAMGETAIRIDDRYADLEFLKENLWGDRLLADTKKFLELPRIQAALQQRGESTLSPMPQPTQ